A genomic window from Gemmatimonadaceae bacterium includes:
- a CDS encoding PDZ domain-containing protein, whose amino-acid sequence MSRRRVITFVAILAIPLAAGAFVVQERATTASATLFDQVLSLVGDRFVDSIGTRELYERAARGLVEELQDPYSELYTPAQLEAFNTSTGGFYGGVGMLIEDQDGVIIISRVYPNTPAEDAGIREGDRIIGVDTNSTRGWRLDQVSGALRGQPGSKVKARFQRPGVAQPFEVEFTRRTIRIPAIPFELMLQDDIGYIPVQQFNETTTREFAQHYRRLMDQGAKGLVVDLRGNAGGFLDQALEMVNFFLPRGRELASVRGRGGQIERYRAEATPLAPSIPVVVLTDGFSASASEIVAGALQDHDRALVVGTTTFGKGLVQSVFRLEGGYAIKLTTGKWYTPSGRTIQKDRVLDGNGRLVEARPDSMESDSARAARPVYRSTGGRPIYGGGGITPDVIVPYDTMTAPELRLARTLVPRQQDLYLALTEYASGLKDQVRPDFQVTQTMRDGFRTRLEARGVTVDRSEWDAGRAYVDRLLVNRIARLAFGDSTAKRREIPEDVQLQRAMDLLRRARTTQELLALAPAVPAPATPAPTAAAQVRRPE is encoded by the coding sequence ATGTCCCGTCGCCGCGTCATCACGTTCGTTGCCATTCTCGCCATCCCGCTCGCGGCTGGCGCCTTCGTCGTGCAGGAGCGCGCCACCACGGCCAGCGCCACGCTGTTCGACCAAGTCCTCTCGCTCGTCGGCGATCGCTTCGTAGACTCCATCGGCACGCGCGAACTCTACGAGCGCGCCGCCCGCGGCCTCGTCGAGGAACTGCAGGATCCCTACAGCGAGCTCTACACGCCCGCGCAGCTCGAGGCGTTCAACACCTCGACTGGCGGCTTCTACGGCGGCGTCGGGATGCTCATCGAAGACCAGGACGGCGTCATCATCATCAGCCGCGTCTATCCCAACACGCCCGCTGAGGATGCCGGCATCCGCGAAGGCGACCGCATCATCGGCGTGGACACCAACTCCACGCGCGGCTGGCGGCTCGACCAGGTCTCCGGCGCCCTGCGCGGCCAGCCGGGGTCGAAGGTCAAGGCGCGCTTCCAGCGGCCCGGTGTCGCGCAGCCCTTCGAAGTCGAATTCACGCGCCGTACCATCCGCATTCCGGCGATCCCCTTCGAGCTGATGCTGCAGGACGACATCGGCTACATCCCGGTGCAGCAGTTCAACGAGACCACCACCCGCGAGTTCGCCCAGCACTATCGTCGCCTGATGGACCAGGGCGCGAAGGGGCTCGTCGTCGACCTGCGCGGCAACGCCGGCGGCTTCCTCGACCAAGCGCTGGAGATGGTGAACTTCTTCCTGCCGCGCGGGCGCGAGCTCGCCAGCGTCCGCGGCCGCGGCGGGCAGATCGAACGCTACCGCGCCGAGGCCACGCCGCTGGCGCCGAGCATCCCCGTCGTCGTGCTCACCGATGGCTTCTCGGCGTCGGCGTCGGAGATCGTCGCCGGCGCGCTCCAGGACCACGACCGCGCCCTCGTCGTCGGCACCACCACCTTCGGCAAGGGCCTCGTCCAGTCGGTGTTCCGCCTCGAGGGCGGCTACGCCATCAAGCTGACGACCGGCAAGTGGTACACCCCGAGCGGGCGCACCATCCAGAAGGACCGCGTGCTCGACGGCAACGGCCGCCTCGTCGAGGCGCGTCCCGACTCGATGGAATCCGATTCGGCACGCGCCGCACGGCCGGTGTATCGCTCCACCGGCGGACGCCCGATCTACGGCGGAGGCGGCATCACGCCGGATGTGATCGTCCCCTACGACACGATGACCGCGCCTGAGCTGCGCCTCGCACGCACGCTCGTCCCGCGCCAGCAGGACCTGTATCTCGCGCTCACCGAGTACGCCTCCGGCCTCAAGGATCAGGTGCGGCCGGACTTCCAGGTCACGCAGACGATGCGCGACGGGTTCCGCACGCGCCTCGAGGCCAGGGGCGTCACGGTCGACCGCAGCGAGTGGGATGCGGGCCGTGCCTACGTGGATCGCCTCTTGGTGAACCGCATTGCCCGACTCGCCTTCGGCGACTCCACGGCCAAGCGCCGGGAGATTCCCGAGGACGTGCAGTTGCAGCGCGCGATGGACCTCCTCCGTCGCGCCCGTACCACGCAGGAACTCCTCGCCCTCGCGCCGGCCGTGCCGGCGCCGGCGACGCCTGCGCCCACGGCGGCCGCTCAGGTGCGCCGCCCCGAGTAG
- a CDS encoding SPFH/Band 7/PHB domain protein, which produces MEFFVGAVVLVVGVAVVKGIRIIGQAEVMVVERLGRFNRVARSGLNILIPFVERPKTIDVRYFESDVTGLKKIIASTVSRIDLREQVLNFPSQPVITKDNVTIDIDAVLYYRVADPQKATYAVQNLPFALETLTRTTLRNIVGEIELDQTLASRDMINKKMREVIEEASIGWGVDVTRVELQSIEPPRDIQQSMELQMRAERERRAAVTNAEASKRAAVLEAEGHRESQIRKAEGEKEAAILRAQGLAEARLAMADAEAEAVRRIAAALPPGEAATYLLGLKYLEALPALAQGKGTTVFLPSEATGVLGAIGGIKELLKAGGHSSEPQSGKASGALGSGPFVP; this is translated from the coding sequence GTGGAGTTCTTCGTTGGCGCGGTGGTCCTGGTCGTCGGCGTCGCGGTCGTCAAAGGCATCCGCATCATCGGCCAAGCCGAGGTGATGGTCGTTGAGCGCCTCGGCCGCTTCAATCGCGTCGCGCGCTCCGGCCTCAACATCCTGATTCCGTTCGTCGAACGGCCGAAGACGATTGACGTCCGGTACTTCGAGAGCGACGTCACCGGACTCAAGAAGATCATCGCCAGCACCGTCTCGCGCATCGATTTGCGCGAGCAGGTGCTGAACTTCCCGTCGCAACCGGTCATCACGAAGGACAACGTGACGATCGACATCGACGCTGTGCTGTACTACCGCGTCGCCGATCCACAGAAGGCCACCTACGCGGTGCAGAACCTGCCCTTCGCGCTCGAGACTCTCACGCGCACGACGCTGCGCAACATCGTCGGCGAGATCGAACTCGACCAGACGCTGGCCTCGCGCGATATGATCAACAAGAAGATGCGCGAGGTCATCGAGGAAGCTTCGATCGGCTGGGGCGTCGACGTCACCCGCGTCGAGCTCCAGAGCATCGAGCCGCCGCGCGACATCCAGCAGTCGATGGAGCTGCAGATGCGCGCCGAGCGCGAGCGCCGCGCCGCCGTCACCAACGCCGAGGCCAGCAAGCGCGCCGCCGTGCTCGAGGCCGAGGGCCATCGCGAGTCGCAGATCCGCAAGGCGGAGGGCGAGAAGGAAGCCGCCATCCTCCGTGCGCAGGGCCTCGCCGAGGCCCGCCTCGCGATGGCGGACGCCGAGGCCGAGGCCGTGCGCCGCATCGCCGCCGCCCTGCCGCCCGGCGAGGCCGCGACCTACCTGCTCGGCCTCAAGTATCTCGAGGCGCTGCCGGCGCTCGCGCAGGGCAAGGGCACCACGGTGTTCCTGCCGAGCGAAGCCACCGGCGTACTCGGCGCGATCGGCGGCATCAAGGAACTCCTCAAGGCGGGCGGGCACAGCAGCGAACCGCAGTCCGGCAAGGCCAGCGGTGCTCTCGGCAGCGGACCCTTCGTCCCGTAA
- a CDS encoding PD40 domain-containing protein: MSKQLLIAVALLGATACGERSPIVQRNAEAKETRLSNLRQLTFGGENAEAYWSPDGEWITFQSTRDGRTCDQQFVVRADGTGLRQVSDGRGKTTCGWFFPGGERLFFASTSAHDEACPVRPDPSQGYVWPLDRYDIYTVNRDGSDLRRLTNYDIYTAEGILSPDGSKIVFTSLKDGDLDIYTMNADGTDVRRLTTTPGYDGGPWWSPDGTKIVYRAHHPKDSTELREYQDLLRQGLIRPSKVELWVMDADGGNQRQITALGGANFGPSWSPDGTKIIFSSNFFAPRSGNFELFLVSADASMAGPDQLEQVTFNDSFDGFPIFHPKGHQLLWASNRHGSTQGETNLFVADFRW; the protein is encoded by the coding sequence ATGTCCAAGCAGCTCTTGATCGCCGTCGCGCTTCTCGGCGCGACGGCTTGCGGCGAACGCTCCCCCATCGTCCAGCGCAACGCCGAAGCCAAGGAGACCCGTCTCTCCAACCTCCGCCAGCTCACCTTCGGCGGCGAGAACGCCGAGGCGTACTGGAGCCCGGACGGCGAGTGGATCACGTTCCAGTCGACGCGCGACGGACGTACCTGCGACCAGCAGTTCGTCGTGCGCGCCGACGGCACGGGGTTGCGCCAAGTCTCCGACGGCCGCGGCAAGACCACCTGCGGATGGTTCTTCCCCGGCGGCGAGCGTCTGTTTTTCGCGTCCACCAGCGCCCACGACGAGGCCTGCCCCGTGCGGCCGGACCCGTCCCAGGGCTATGTCTGGCCGCTGGACCGCTACGACATCTACACGGTCAACCGCGACGGCTCCGACCTGCGCCGACTGACCAACTATGACATCTACACGGCCGAGGGCATCCTGTCGCCCGACGGCTCGAAGATCGTCTTCACGTCGCTGAAGGACGGCGATCTTGACATCTACACGATGAACGCCGACGGCACGGATGTGCGGCGCCTCACCACCACGCCGGGCTACGACGGCGGCCCCTGGTGGTCCCCCGACGGCACGAAGATTGTGTACCGCGCCCACCACCCCAAGGACAGCACCGAGCTGCGCGAGTATCAGGACCTGCTCCGCCAGGGCCTCATCCGCCCCAGCAAGGTCGAGCTCTGGGTGATGGACGCCGACGGTGGCAACCAGCGCCAGATCACAGCGCTCGGCGGCGCCAACTTCGGCCCCTCGTGGAGCCCCGACGGAACGAAGATTATCTTCTCGTCCAACTTCTTCGCCCCGCGCAGCGGCAACTTCGAGCTCTTCCTCGTCAGCGCCGACGCCTCGATGGCCGGCCCGGACCAGCTCGAGCAGGTCACCTTCAACGACTCCTTCGACGGCTTCCCGATTTTCCACCCCAAGGGTCACCAGCTGCTGTGGGCCAGCAACCGGCACGGCAGCACCCAAGGCGAGACCAACCTCTTCGTCGCCGATTTCCGGTGGTAG
- a CDS encoding PepSY domain-containing protein, producing the protein MSLRRTIRSVFFWIHLGIGLSAGLLILLMSVTGVMLGFERQMIAWIDGAPRVAPAAMDRLPLDSLLLRVGVEREVVASIVVKADATQPTTLRLRERDAAPMLVDPFRGEVLQASGDGSGQAFFSALRRWHRWIGAQGAELRAQMKVVNGVANLVFLALVLSGLYLWWPARWTPARLRATAVPQWHRAGKVRDFNWHNALGFWFAVPLALIVATAAFISFRWPGQYLDLALGSAQEKAAARAALQAPTPGPTPTSTATAAAPATQEPEAPRPPALRDDDATLQSYATSAKAAHPKWAQLTLTLPDSPKAAMRVAVAEGNTYRPDQRWTLELDRASAGVVSAAGYADLSAARKIRAWVRFGHTGEVFGIPGQILATIASAVGVLLVWTGFALAWRRLASWWRVRRRRSVPAVATLPDATLEAPASLR; encoded by the coding sequence ATGTCGCTGCGCCGCACCATTCGCTCGGTCTTCTTCTGGATTCATCTGGGCATCGGACTCTCGGCCGGGCTACTCATTCTCTTGATGAGCGTCACCGGCGTGATGCTCGGCTTCGAACGGCAAATGATTGCGTGGATCGACGGGGCGCCGCGGGTCGCGCCCGCCGCGATGGACCGCCTGCCGCTCGATTCCTTATTGCTGCGCGTCGGAGTTGAGCGCGAGGTGGTGGCGAGCATCGTCGTCAAAGCCGACGCGACGCAGCCGACCACGTTGCGTCTGCGCGAGCGCGATGCGGCGCCGATGTTGGTGGATCCGTTCCGCGGCGAGGTGCTCCAGGCCAGCGGCGACGGCTCAGGGCAGGCGTTCTTCTCGGCGCTTCGGCGCTGGCATCGCTGGATCGGTGCGCAAGGCGCCGAGCTGCGCGCGCAGATGAAGGTCGTGAACGGCGTTGCGAACTTGGTGTTCCTCGCGCTCGTGCTCTCCGGGCTGTACCTGTGGTGGCCTGCGCGCTGGACGCCGGCGCGGCTGCGGGCGACGGCGGTGCCACAGTGGCATCGCGCCGGCAAGGTGCGCGACTTCAACTGGCACAACGCGCTCGGGTTCTGGTTTGCGGTGCCGCTCGCGTTGATTGTCGCGACGGCAGCGTTCATCTCGTTCCGCTGGCCGGGGCAGTACCTCGATCTCGCGCTGGGCAGCGCACAGGAGAAGGCGGCCGCGCGCGCGGCGCTGCAGGCGCCCACTCCCGGCCCCACGCCTACCTCAACGGCTACCGCCGCTGCGCCCGCAACGCAAGAGCCCGAAGCACCGCGTCCGCCGGCGCTCCGCGACGATGACGCGACGTTGCAGTCGTACGCGACGAGTGCGAAGGCCGCGCATCCCAAGTGGGCGCAGCTGACCCTCACGTTGCCGGACTCCCCAAAGGCGGCGATGCGCGTCGCGGTGGCCGAGGGCAATACCTACCGGCCGGACCAGCGCTGGACGCTTGAGCTCGATCGCGCCTCGGCGGGAGTCGTCTCCGCCGCCGGATACGCTGACCTCAGCGCGGCGCGGAAGATTCGCGCCTGGGTGCGCTTCGGCCACACCGGTGAAGTGTTCGGGATCCCCGGACAGATCCTGGCGACGATTGCCAGCGCCGTGGGCGTGCTCTTGGTGTGGACGGGATTTGCATTGGCGTGGCGGCGGCTGGCCAGTTGGTGGCGCGTGCGCCGCCGTCGCTCAGTCCCAGCGGTGGCGACGCTTCCAGACGCGACGCTCGAGGCGCCAGCTTCGCTTCGCTGA
- a CDS encoding oxidative damage protection protein produces the protein MADITCARCGGTKAGFERAPFPGAIGARILEGTCPDCWQLWLKQQTMLINHYGLNVMDPQARQFLTRNMEAFLFKTGQEDEVDTSKQGTIAH, from the coding sequence ATGGCTGACATCACCTGCGCGCGCTGCGGCGGCACCAAGGCTGGCTTTGAGCGCGCCCCGTTTCCCGGCGCCATCGGCGCGCGCATCCTCGAAGGTACCTGCCCCGACTGCTGGCAGCTCTGGCTGAAACAGCAGACGATGCTGATCAATCACTACGGCCTGAACGTGATGGATCCGCAGGCGCGGCAGTTCCTGACGCGGAATATGGAAGCGTTCCTGTTCAAGACAGGGCAGGAGGACGAGGTCGACACTTCGAAGCAAGGGACGATCGCGCACTGA
- a CDS encoding cold shock domain-containing protein — translation MARITGTVKWFNDAKGFGFIQREGGPDVFVHFSAIQGNGFKSLAEGDAVEFEVVDGQKGPQAANVTKV, via the coding sequence ATGGCTCGCATCACCGGCACCGTGAAGTGGTTCAATGACGCGAAGGGCTTCGGATTCATCCAGCGCGAAGGCGGGCCGGATGTGTTCGTGCATTTCAGCGCCATCCAAGGCAACGGCTTCAAGTCGCTCGCAGAGGGCGACGCCGTCGAGTTCGAAGTCGTGGACGGACAGAAGGGTCCTCAGGCCGCGAACGTCACGAAAGTCTGA
- a CDS encoding HD domain-containing protein: protein MAPLEIPKLAVGDRVQHELLVRERDDKVTKAGDPFLVLKLGNASGVLSANVWKEMVPQVAAVKPGHVVQVIGVIEEYAGRRQLKLTAPPRVVPTGSADIEQFLPRIRVPEQELWAKVDAWRAEMRGALRKAVDLFFADEAFRADFARTPGATRGHHAVVGGLLLHSCEVAEIARASARTMGGDVTLVTAGALLHDIGKTQAYRVDLAGFDYTRAGMLLQHIVLGSLMLDERLATLAAHERLSDEQRLELHHFIQSHHGFLEFGAAVRPMTLEAEILHFADNTSAKGNDFTEAVEDTELFPGADLEFSAKRSWRLERRVWKRRHRWD, encoded by the coding sequence ATGGCACCGCTCGAGATTCCCAAGCTCGCCGTCGGCGACCGCGTGCAGCACGAGCTGCTCGTGCGGGAACGCGACGACAAGGTCACGAAGGCCGGCGATCCCTTCCTCGTCCTCAAGCTTGGCAACGCCAGCGGCGTCCTCTCCGCGAACGTGTGGAAGGAGATGGTCCCGCAGGTCGCGGCCGTCAAACCGGGCCACGTCGTCCAGGTCATCGGCGTCATCGAGGAGTACGCCGGGCGCCGCCAGCTCAAGCTCACGGCACCGCCGCGCGTCGTCCCCACCGGCAGCGCAGACATCGAGCAGTTCCTCCCGCGCATCCGCGTGCCCGAGCAGGAGCTCTGGGCCAAGGTGGATGCCTGGCGCGCCGAGATGCGCGGCGCATTGCGGAAGGCCGTCGACCTCTTCTTCGCCGACGAAGCCTTCCGCGCCGACTTCGCGCGCACGCCGGGCGCCACGCGCGGCCACCACGCCGTCGTCGGCGGGCTCCTCCTGCACTCCTGCGAAGTCGCCGAGATCGCCCGCGCCTCGGCGCGCACGATGGGCGGCGACGTCACGCTCGTCACCGCGGGCGCGCTGCTGCACGACATCGGCAAGACGCAGGCGTATCGCGTCGATCTCGCTGGCTTCGACTACACCCGCGCCGGGATGCTGCTGCAGCACATCGTCCTCGGCTCGCTGATGCTCGACGAGCGCCTCGCGACGCTGGCCGCGCACGAGCGGCTCTCCGACGAGCAGCGCCTGGAACTGCATCACTTTATCCAGTCGCATCACGGCTTCCTGGAGTTCGGCGCCGCCGTGCGTCCGATGACGCTCGAAGCCGAGATCCTGCACTTCGCCGACAACACCTCGGCCAAGGGCAACGACTTCACCGAGGCGGTCGAGGACACCGAGCTCTTCCCCGGCGCCGACCTCGAGTTCTCAGCGAAGCGAAGCTGGCGCCTCGAGCGTCGCGTCTGGAAGCGTCGCCACCGCTGGGACTGA
- a CDS encoding LemA family protein: MKAKWLLPVLTLFLTACGYNTIQTMDESAAAARQQIEVQLQRRADLVPNLVETVKGYAAQEERIFTEVAQARSALIGARGSGDIGEMANANQQLTGALGRLLAISENYPQLKSDQNFLRLQDELTGTENRIAVARTDYNNAVRDYNAYIRRFPAVLTAKVTGAKSREYFEVTNAESRDVPRVSF, encoded by the coding sequence ATGAAGGCCAAGTGGTTGCTCCCCGTCCTTACCCTGTTTCTCACGGCCTGCGGCTACAACACCATCCAGACGATGGATGAGTCGGCCGCCGCCGCACGGCAGCAGATCGAGGTCCAACTCCAGCGCCGCGCCGACCTCGTGCCGAACCTGGTCGAGACCGTCAAGGGCTACGCCGCGCAGGAAGAGCGCATCTTCACCGAAGTCGCGCAGGCCCGCTCGGCGCTCATCGGCGCCCGCGGCAGCGGCGACATCGGCGAGATGGCCAACGCCAACCAGCAGCTCACGGGTGCGCTGGGCCGCCTGCTCGCCATCTCCGAGAACTACCCGCAGCTCAAGAGCGATCAGAACTTCCTCCGGCTGCAAGACGAGCTCACCGGGACCGAGAACCGAATCGCCGTGGCGCGCACCGACTACAACAACGCCGTGCGCGACTACAACGCCTACATCCGGCGCTTTCCGGCCGTCCTGACCGCGAAGGTCACGGGGGCCAAGTCGCGGGAGTACTTCGAAGTCACCAACGCCGAGTCGCGTGACGTCCCGCGGGTGTCGTTCTGA
- a CDS encoding TPM domain-containing protein produces the protein MKTLLAACCLLPAAVGAQEALFPARPTGLVSDFANVIPADAEARMTQLIETVRAGSRGEIAVVTLRDIGGREAGDVALQIGRAWGVGARADIGDRARNAGVVVLLVPKETASDGSGQIFIAVGQGAEGFLTDGMAGEIRREATPLLAQGRYGDGLTLITARVAERYAAEFGFALDSALVPPRRQGKPQIPPIVVLIAFIILMSLLSGGGRGGRGGRRRRGVVVLPFPIGGGFGGGFGGGGGFGGGGGFGGFGGGGGFSGGGAGGRF, from the coding sequence ATGAAGACGCTGCTCGCAGCTTGCTGCCTCCTGCCCGCCGCGGTCGGCGCGCAGGAGGCGCTTTTTCCCGCGCGGCCCACGGGCCTCGTGAGCGACTTCGCCAACGTCATCCCGGCGGACGCCGAGGCGCGGATGACGCAGTTGATCGAGACCGTCCGTGCGGGCTCGCGCGGCGAGATTGCCGTCGTCACGCTGCGCGACATCGGCGGCCGCGAAGCCGGTGACGTCGCGCTGCAGATCGGGCGCGCCTGGGGCGTGGGGGCGCGTGCGGACATCGGCGACCGCGCACGAAACGCCGGCGTCGTCGTCCTGCTCGTACCCAAAGAGACGGCCAGCGATGGCAGCGGGCAGATCTTCATTGCCGTCGGCCAGGGCGCCGAGGGCTTCCTCACGGATGGGATGGCCGGCGAGATCCGCCGTGAGGCGACGCCGCTGTTGGCGCAGGGACGCTACGGCGACGGTCTGACGCTGATCACCGCACGTGTCGCCGAACGCTACGCCGCCGAGTTCGGCTTCGCGCTGGACTCGGCGTTGGTACCACCTCGGCGACAGGGCAAGCCGCAGATTCCGCCCATCGTCGTGCTCATCGCGTTCATCATCCTGATGTCGCTGCTCTCTGGCGGCGGGCGGGGCGGGCGCGGGGGCCGACGGCGGCGCGGTGTGGTCGTCCTGCCTTTCCCGATCGGCGGCGGCTTCGGCGGTGGATTCGGCGGCGGCGGTGGATTCGGCGGTGGCGGTGGCTTCGGCGGCTTTGGCGGTGGCGGTGGATTTTCCGGCGGTGGCGCCGGGGGACGGTTCTAA
- a CDS encoding fumarate hydratase: MTTTIRQDDFIQSIADALQHISYYHPLDYIRALADAYELEQSPAAKDAIAQILTNSRMCAEGHRPICQDTGIVVVFLKIGMDVRWDAKLSIQEMVNEGVRRAYLHPDNTLRASIVADPAFTRKNTRDNTPAVVHYELVPGHHVEVKLAAKGGGSENKSKFAMLNPSDSIVDWVMKTVPTMGAGWCPPGMLGIGIGGSAEKSMLMAKESLMEPIDMAQLKQRGPQNKIEELRIELCDKINALGIGAQGLGGLSTVLDVKVFDFPTHAASKPIAMIPNCAATRHAHFHLDGSGVAQLPVPSLADWPNVTWMPDVNAKRVDLDSLTPEIVASWKAGDRLLLNGKLLTGRDAAHKRIADIFAKGESLPAGVDFTNRVIYYVGPVDPVRDEAVGPAGPTTATRMDKFTEMMLEKTGLIAMIGKAERGPTGLEAIRKHKAAYLMAVGGAAYLVSKAIRSSRVVAFEDLGMEAIYEFEVEEMPVTVAVDATGSNVHETGPREWAEKIRNLPVLQA; encoded by the coding sequence ATGACCACCACGATTCGGCAGGACGACTTCATCCAGTCCATCGCGGACGCGCTCCAGCACATCTCCTACTACCACCCGCTGGACTACATCCGCGCGCTCGCCGATGCCTACGAGCTCGAGCAGTCGCCGGCCGCAAAGGACGCAATCGCGCAGATCCTCACCAATTCGCGGATGTGCGCCGAGGGCCATCGCCCGATCTGCCAGGACACCGGCATCGTCGTGGTCTTCCTCAAGATCGGAATGGACGTCCGCTGGGACGCCAAGCTCTCCATCCAGGAAATGGTCAACGAAGGCGTGCGCCGCGCCTATCTCCACCCCGACAACACCCTGCGCGCCAGCATCGTCGCCGACCCGGCCTTCACGCGGAAGAACACCCGCGACAACACGCCGGCCGTCGTCCACTATGAACTGGTTCCCGGACATCACGTCGAGGTGAAGCTCGCCGCCAAGGGCGGCGGCTCGGAGAACAAGTCCAAGTTCGCGATGCTCAACCCGAGTGACTCCATCGTGGACTGGGTAATGAAGACCGTCCCGACGATGGGCGCCGGCTGGTGCCCGCCGGGAATGCTCGGCATCGGCATCGGAGGCTCCGCCGAAAAGTCGATGCTGATGGCGAAGGAGTCGCTGATGGAGCCCATCGATATGGCCCAACTCAAGCAGCGCGGCCCGCAGAACAAGATCGAGGAACTGCGCATCGAACTCTGCGACAAGATCAACGCGCTCGGCATCGGTGCGCAGGGGCTCGGCGGACTTTCCACCGTCCTCGACGTGAAGGTCTTCGACTTCCCGACGCACGCCGCCTCAAAGCCCATCGCGATGATCCCCAACTGCGCCGCTACTCGGCACGCGCACTTCCATCTCGATGGCTCGGGCGTGGCACAGCTGCCCGTGCCCTCGCTCGCTGATTGGCCGAACGTCACGTGGATGCCCGACGTCAACGCCAAGCGTGTGGACCTCGACTCGCTCACGCCGGAAATCGTCGCCTCGTGGAAGGCCGGCGATCGCCTCCTGCTCAACGGCAAGCTGCTCACCGGGCGCGACGCGGCGCACAAGCGCATCGCCGACATCTTCGCCAAGGGTGAGTCACTGCCCGCTGGCGTCGACTTCACCAACCGCGTCATCTATTACGTGGGTCCGGTCGATCCCGTGCGCGACGAAGCCGTGGGCCCCGCGGGGCCCACCACCGCCACGCGGATGGACAAGTTCACCGAGATGATGCTCGAGAAGACCGGCCTTATCGCGATGATCGGCAAGGCCGAGCGCGGGCCCACAGGGCTCGAGGCCATCCGCAAGCACAAGGCGGCGTACCTGATGGCCGTCGGCGGCGCGGCCTACCTCGTGTCCAAGGCCATCCGCTCGTCGCGCGTCGTCGCCTTCGAGGACCTCGGGATGGAAGCCATCTATGAGTTCGAAGTCGAGGAGATGCCGGTGACCGTCGCTGTGGACGCCACCGGGAGCAACGTGCACGAGACGGGCCCGCGGGAATGGGCGGAGAAGATTCGCAACCTTCCCGTGCTTCAGGCGTAA
- a CDS encoding nuclear transport factor 2 family protein: protein MRRALSTAAALLLAGVLSAPAAQAQSAEQDAVYAVVTGLFDGMRTRDTASMRAAFVSGATLQSVSANGIRVDAIDAWIGSVGSAPAGLVLDERLANPVVQVDGDLASVWVEYWFFAGERFSHCGVDAFVLARQGGAWRIISVADTRKREGCAPAPAR, encoded by the coding sequence ATGCGCCGCGCCCTCTCCACTGCCGCAGCGCTGTTGCTGGCTGGCGTCCTCTCGGCGCCAGCCGCGCAGGCCCAGTCAGCTGAGCAGGACGCCGTCTACGCCGTCGTGACCGGACTGTTCGACGGAATGCGCACGCGCGACACCGCGTCGATGCGCGCCGCGTTCGTGTCCGGCGCGACGTTGCAGTCGGTGTCGGCAAACGGCATTCGTGTCGACGCCATCGATGCCTGGATCGGCTCCGTCGGCTCGGCGCCAGCCGGCCTCGTGCTCGACGAGCGGCTCGCCAACCCCGTCGTCCAAGTGGATGGCGATCTCGCGAGCGTGTGGGTCGAGTATTGGTTCTTCGCCGGTGAACGGTTCTCGCATTGCGGCGTCGATGCCTTCGTGCTCGCCCGGCAAGGCGGCGCTTGGCGGATCATCTCGGTCGCCGACACTCGCAAGCGAGAGGGCTGTGCCCCGGCTCCGGCGCGATAG